The genome window CGGCATCCTCAAAGTGGATGCTTTCATCAACCACCAGCTGGACCCCCAGCTCACCCGTGAAATGGGCGAGCAGTTTGCTGAACACTTCCGGGAGCATGGGGCCACCCGCATCCTGACCGCCGAGGTGAGCGGCATTGCCCCTGCTTATGCCACGGGCGTGGTGATGAATTTGCCGGTGGTGTACGCCCGCAAGAAGAAACCCGTCACCATGAACGGCACCACCTATCAGGCCAGTGCTGTGAGCCGCACCAAGGGAGACGTGGTGACCCTCAGCGTCAGTTCGGATTACATCGCTGCTGGAGACAGGGTGCTGATCATCGATGACTTTCTGGCCAGGGGTATCACCATCAAGGCCCTGGTGGACATTGTTTCCCAGGCTGGAGCAGAACTGGTCGGGATCGGCACCATCATCGAGAAAAGCTTTGAGGGAGGCCGCGCTTTGCTGGAGGGTCTGAACATTCCGATTCACAGCCTGGCCATCATTGACAGCCTGGACGAAGGCAACATCCAGATCAGGTAACCCCTCTTTGCAGGGCTCACCGAAAAAAGAGGCTGCTCCCAGTACACTGGACCCATGACCATTCTGGTGACGGGGGGAACGGGTTTTGTGGGGGGCGCTCTGGTGCGCCACCTGTTGAAAGACCATGCAGGCATCCGGGTGCTGGCCCGCACCCCCGCGAAGGCCCGCGATTTGCAGGCCCTGGGGGTGGAGGTGGTCAAAGGGGACGTGCTGGACCCCAACAGCCTGAAAGCTGCCCTGAATGGGGTGGACACCCTGTTTCATGTGGCTGCGGTGTATGACTTCTGGATGCCCAGAAAGTCTGACATTGTGACCATTGCCGTGCAGGGCACCCAGAATGTCTTGCAGGCTGCTCTGGAATCCGGAGTCAAAAAGGTGGTTTTCACCAGCAGTTACAACACCATCGGGGAAAAACCGGGCACGGTGGGAACCGAAGAAACGGTGCATCGCGGGCCTTATTATGCGGTTTACGAGCAGGCCAAAGTGGAATCGGAACGGGTGGCGCTGGAATACGTGCAAAAGGGCCTTCCCGTGGTGATTGTGAATCCAGGGAGCGTTTACGGCCCCGGAGACTTCAAGCCCACGGGAATGGTGTTTTTGCAGGCCATGCAGGGAAAACTTCCTGGTGTGGTGGATGGGTTCTACAATTACGTCTACATTGACGATGTGGCCAGAGGGCACATCCTGGCTGCAGAAAAAGGCAAGATGGGAGAGCGTTACCTGCTGGCCGGACCTGCGATCACCGTGTGGGAATTCATCCGGCAGGGGAGGGCGCTGCTGGGACTGGGACCTGTACTGAAATTTCCTTACTGGATGGTGATGGTTGTGGCCTGCGTCATGGAAGGTTTCTCCATGCTCACCCGCAAACCGCCCATGATTCCCATCGATCTGGTGCGGGTCAGCAGGTACGGCATCCATGTGGACGGCTCAAAAGCTGTGCAGGAACTGGGTCTGCAATACACCCCTTTAGAGGTGGGTTTGCCCAGAACCCTGGAGTGGTACCACCGCCAGGGCATCATCAAGCGGCCTCCAATCAAAAGGGTGGACCTTTGAAACCTGACCTGCAGGGTCCCAAAATGTCCATCGGCAAGTTCTCGCAGCTGACCCGAC of Deinococcus roseus contains these proteins:
- a CDS encoding NAD-dependent epimerase/dehydratase family protein, whose protein sequence is MTILVTGGTGFVGGALVRHLLKDHAGIRVLARTPAKARDLQALGVEVVKGDVLDPNSLKAALNGVDTLFHVAAVYDFWMPRKSDIVTIAVQGTQNVLQAALESGVKKVVFTSSYNTIGEKPGTVGTEETVHRGPYYAVYEQAKVESERVALEYVQKGLPVVIVNPGSVYGPGDFKPTGMVFLQAMQGKLPGVVDGFYNYVYIDDVARGHILAAEKGKMGERYLLAGPAITVWEFIRQGRALLGLGPVLKFPYWMVMVVACVMEGFSMLTRKPPMIPIDLVRVSRYGIHVDGSKAVQELGLQYTPLEVGLPRTLEWYHRQGIIKRPPIKRVDL
- the xpt gene encoding xanthine phosphoribosyltransferase, whose translation is MQSLKDRIRAEGQNLGSGILKVDAFINHQLDPQLTREMGEQFAEHFREHGATRILTAEVSGIAPAYATGVVMNLPVVYARKKKPVTMNGTTYQASAVSRTKGDVVTLSVSSDYIAAGDRVLIIDDFLARGITIKALVDIVSQAGAELVGIGTIIEKSFEGGRALLEGLNIPIHSLAIIDSLDEGNIQIR